In a single window of the Mycobacteriales bacterium genome:
- a CDS encoding SDR family oxidoreductase, with amino-acid sequence MNAELADRLVVVTGGASGIGAAAARLCAARGAVVVVADVDDENGTRMAQETGGHYMRLDVGSAEATTEAADLIEGQIGTADVLITSAGITQPPLPPEQLSQELWDRVVHVDLRGTWLAAAEFGGRMATRGRGSIVTVASVAGMRSMPLHAYAPAKAAVIGLTADLATEWGRSGVRVNCVSPGYTLTPLLRDVIDRGERDPANLAGASALGRLVDPEEVAQAICFLASDQASAITGVNLPVDAGWLVAPSWDTYRGVPDKR; translated from the coding sequence GTGAACGCCGAGCTGGCAGACCGGCTGGTCGTCGTCACCGGAGGCGCCAGCGGCATCGGAGCGGCGGCGGCACGACTGTGCGCAGCGCGCGGGGCGGTCGTCGTCGTGGCCGACGTCGACGACGAGAACGGAACGCGCATGGCCCAGGAAACCGGCGGCCACTATATGCGACTCGACGTGGGCTCGGCTGAGGCCACCACCGAGGCAGCCGACCTCATCGAAGGGCAGATCGGTACCGCTGACGTGCTGATCACCTCCGCGGGGATCACTCAGCCCCCGCTGCCTCCCGAGCAGCTCTCGCAGGAGCTCTGGGATCGCGTCGTGCACGTCGACCTGCGCGGGACATGGCTGGCAGCAGCCGAGTTCGGGGGCCGCATGGCCACCCGCGGACGCGGGAGCATCGTCACCGTCGCGTCGGTGGCCGGCATGAGGTCCATGCCGCTGCACGCCTACGCTCCTGCCAAGGCTGCAGTGATCGGGCTGACCGCCGACCTGGCGACGGAGTGGGGCCGCTCCGGCGTCAGGGTGAACTGCGTGTCGCCCGGCTACACCCTCACGCCGCTGCTCCGGGACGTCATCGACCGCGGTGAGCGCGACCCCGCAAATCTGGCCGGCGCCTCCGCACTGGGCCGACTGGTGGACCCTGAGGAGGTGGCGCAGGCAATCTGCTTCCTCGCCTCGGATCAGGCCTCCGCGATCACCGGGGTCAACCTGCCCGTCGACGCCGGGTGGCTGGTCGCGCCGAGCTGGGACA